Part of the Brassica oleracea var. oleracea cultivar TO1000 chromosome C8, BOL, whole genome shotgun sequence genome is shown below.
TCATTTTTATTATCTTATTATATATATTTTTAATCATTATATATTTAAACACATGTCATAATATTAGAAGAAAAATTATTATCAAATAATCTTTTGATTAGGATTCTGAAAAAGGAAAATCACTATTAAATAATATTTATAATTCTTTTTAATAAAATTTGTTTTTGTTAATATATTAGTATATATATTTTTAATTATGAGATAGATTAAGACATGTCAAAATCTTAAAATATAATTACTGTATGTCGCGATCATGTTAATTAACAACTTTGAAGAACCAAGCTTTATATAATAAGATGATTTGTTTCTAATATAAACAGTCATATTATCATTACCTCTAGAATCATTTATAAGTTTTTTAGGAACTAAAATATTGGAATCATCTATGTTAGATAGTGATTCTTAAAAATATTATAAGTTGCACGCAGATCATAAATGGCTTGATCAAATTTGAGTTTCATATATTTTGCATGGATTTATTAGAGCTAGAAAGCTTATGTGAAAAATAAAACAACATGTGAGACAACAACAAAATAATATACCTATTAACTTACAACTATAGTGAATTCAAAAACCACATTTAAAGCTTACAAACATTATCAACGAGACAACGACCAATAGTTGTATGTGGGTAGTCAAAAATCATACAAACAAAAACAAAATATTCTGTTTAGTCTTAGTTCTGATACGCAAGATCAGAAAATGATTTAGTTATTTTTTTGTCCCAACAATACAAGCCAACCAAAGACATTCTGAGACCGAAAAAACTAATAGAAGAAATGCTATATATGTATGACGTAGATTTACACAAAAACTTCTTAAAGTAGGAAAACTTTTGCATATTTGACACTCATTCTAAACACAACTTAGAAATTGTTAAAAAAGTTTACTGAAAATAACAATTACGCGTAACCACACAAAAACACAACTTAGAAGTTGCAAAACAACTCCCACAGTTTAATATAAAAATTTAAATATTATAGACCAACTTGATATAGTTTTTAAAACAAGAAAATTGAATTACATTTAAAATACATTAAAATACGATACATAAATAATTGAAACAACATCTCGCTCGTAGGGCGGACAAACCACTAGTAGAGAATAAAGTACTATATCGCGCAGAAGGGGAAGATGTGTCGGTGGGATTGTTACATAATTTCGGTAAGAATTTTTTTTTATTTTCGAAACTAAAGTAAATTTCAAAAAATATTCTGTTTAGTTAGTAAGATTTTTTTGAATATGTGTTTATTCAAGATAAACTTGAGTAACAATCTAATATTATATGCAAAATATGGAAACGAGAATATGCCAGGTATTTAATAAAGAAACTGATTTTCGATTAATTAACAAAAAGTAATTCAAAAATATGACAATGTCATGGCATTGTAATTATCGAAGAAAATCGTATAGATTTTGTAATAAAAACTGGAAAGTGATCTATGGTGTAAATGACTAATTTGGCATTTTTATCGAAGTTATATTTTAAGTCCAAGTGTTTGATTATAGAAACGGCTCATCGTGGCTCTATCTTCTCTAGTTATTGTTGTTGCTCGGAGCAACTTGCTCCTTTCACATCATCATCCATTAGTTGAACATAAAGAGATTTGGGTCTGAATTTTTCTTATAAAACAGTCTTATATAACTTTATATTAATTATTGACTCCAAATAGTCAAACCATGTGATGCATATGTGAAACAAACACTAATCATCAGGATATATTTTATTTATCATATCCTAACGCCATCAATCTAAACACTGGATTTGTTCGCTTGGTTGTGTCAATGAGTCTCATAATTCGAGCTAGATGTTCGTTTGTAGAATCTTCAACCAACTCTGTATGCTCGAAAAAGGAAAAGAAGGGTGTAAACCTAAAGACGTCTAGGTTGTACTTGGCCTGACATGCGGTTGGCCACCACGCTCCCCAACGGTTATCTTCCATGTTGTACACATGAGCCACACCAGTTGAACTATCCTTTTCTTTATCTCTCACCACCATGTGCTTCCCATCGTATGCAACCACGTTCCAGTATTCCAACTCACTATCTGTAATAAGTACATTCTCGATCTGCCTGGCAAGGACCCACTTGGAGGTATCTCCCATTAGTGTGTGTACTGAGATTGTGTTTTTGGTCCCAGATATTAAGGTTAGACGATTGATCTTATCGTCGAGCGTGAAAAGCAGCTTCATCTCTGGTTCTGGATGGAATACGGAGGGAATCAAGCGTGCTTGCTCTGTCTCAATATTGAAAGCTATGATGCTACCGTCGTTTCTCAACCAGTGTAGAGTGCCCTCAAAGTAAACA
Proteins encoded:
- the LOC106308989 gene encoding F-box protein At1g20360-like, with protein sequence MKKETFNLRFIYTFSKGAHFVFYQPFGSQCESMSHVKTFASIPGVRSYILGSCSGHLLLYTSGLYVVNPLTKRFRLLDHSGSMLLATIFNGPNNKANNTEDRAMCVGFALDQSRATTIKRFKIICILETHTTYAFEISDGNSWRFSETIITTTNSKSELTKRMKPVYFEGTLHWLRNDGSIIAFNIETEQARLIPSVFHPEPEMKLLFTLDDKINRLTLISGTKNTISVHTLMGDTSKWVLARQIENVLITDSELEYWNVVAYDGKHMVVRDKEKDSSTGVAHVYNMEDNRWGAWWPTACQAKYNLDVFRFTPFFSFFEHTELVEDSTNEHLARIMRLIDTTKRTNPVFRLMALGYDK